A window of Magnolia sinica isolate HGM2019 chromosome 13, MsV1, whole genome shotgun sequence genomic DNA:
GAATCTTAGATAGAGGAGAAGATAAAACAAAGATTAAAAAAACAACAATCCTAACTTCCTTTAAATAGATAGAAAACACAATTGACCTTCACCTTCCTACATCTTAGCTTCTTTATACTCAGCTTCAGGAGTTTGGTCCCCACCTTGAGACCCTGACCCTCCCCCTCCCTGCTGCATATGCTCCCCTATCTTCGACACTGCCTTGTTCGCTGCATCCAGCTTCGCCTTGATCGCGTCCACATCCTCACCACCCATGGCCGACCTCAGATCAGCGATTGCAGCCTCAATCTCTGTTGCAACTTCTGCAGGGATCTTCTGCCTGTATTCGTTCAAGCTCTTCTCTATGCTGTAAATGGTGGTATCTGCTGTGTTCCTGATATCAATCAACTCCTTCTTCTCCTGGTCCTTCTGTGCATGGAGCTCTGCCTCCTTTACCATCTTTTCGATCTCCTCCTCAGAGAGCCCACCTGAGGATCTGATTGTGATAGCCTGTTCCTTGCTTGTCGCCTTGTCCTTCGCAGAAACAGTGACGATGCCATTGGCATCAATGTCGAAGGTTACCTCAATCTGAGGCATGCCTCTTGGTGCAGGAGGAATGCCGGTCAGCTCAAACTCCCCGAGAAGCTTGTTGTGCGCAGCCATCTCCCGCTCGCCCTGCAAGACGCGTACGCCAACTTGGGTCTGGTTATCGGCAGCAGTGGAGAAAACCTGACTCTTTTTGGTTGGGATAGTAGTGTTGCGGTTGATAAGCCTCGTGAATATCCCTCCCAAAGTCTCGATACCAAGGGACAGTGGCGTGACATCAAGCAAAAGGAGCTCCTTGACGTCACCCCTCAGGATCCCGCCCTGTATGGCAGCTCCCATGGCAACCGCCTCATCGGGGTTCACACCCTTGCTCGGCAACTTCCCAAAAATCTCCGAAACAATTGCTTGGACCTTGGGTACCCTCGTCATTCCACCgactaaaagaacttcatcaacTTCTTTTACTGATATCCCTGCGTCCTTCAAACAACTTTTGCAGGGGTTTCTGGTTCTCTCTATCAAATGGTTCACCAACATCTCGAATTTCGAGCGGGTTAGTGTGATGTTGAAGTGTTTGGCGCCTGAGGCATCAGCAGTGATGAAAGGAAGGTTTATCTCTGTCTGTGTAGTGGAGGAGAGCTCCACCTTCGCCTTCTCCGCCGCCTCCCTTAGCCTTTGCAGGGCCAGTCTGTCTTTGGATAGATCAATAGAATCCGTCCTCTTGAACTCACTCACCAAATACTCGAGCAAAGTGTTGTCAAAGTCCTCACCGCCCAAGAAGGTATCTCCATTTGTGGCTTTAACCTGAAAACAGTGAAAAATGTCACCCTAAATAAAGAGAGCTGCAAGAGTAACAGAAGGCCAAGGCGAAATATAAAGAATACATACCTCGAAAACTCCATTGGAGATCTCAAGGACTGAGACATCAAAAGTCCCACCGCCCAAATCAAAGACGGCTATCAAACCCTCCTTCTTGTTCATTCCATAAGAAAGGGCAGCTGCAGTCGGCTCATTGATGATTCTCAGCACATCCAGGCCAGCAATTCTCCCAGCATCCTTTGTCGCTTGTCGTTGAGCGTCATTGAAATAGGCTGGTACAGTGATGACGGCTTTCGAAACAGTTTTCCCAAGATAGGACTCCGCTGTCTCCTTCATTTTGGTAAGGACGAATGCACCAATCTGGCTTGGAGAGTATTGCTGTCCGTTCATTTCTACCCAGGCATCACCGTTGGGAGCCTTGACAATTCTGTAAGGAACCATCTTCATTTCCTTTTGGGTTTGTGCATCATCAAACCTTCTTCCTATCAAGCGCTTGGTACCAAACAGAGTGTTTGTAGGATTTGTGACAGCTTGGCGCTTTGCAGGAGTACCCACCAAGAGTTCCCCCTTCTGGTTAAAGGCGACTACAGATGGGGTAGTTCTTGCACCTTCTGCATTCTCGATCACTTTCGGGTTCTGCAGTAAATGGTCCAGGTCTTCAGTTGGGTGAACATCAAGCTATTACAAAAAGTATCTAACAGGAGTGATGTTCCTCTACGCTCTCAGCAGAGCTTTAGGTTGACTTCACTATTTTTAAATCTTACTTGATTGAAAGGCTTTTAGATTCTTCATCAATGTTGTTTTTTTCAACCATATAAACAACAAGAAAACGTTTTCTGCATTCCCAGATTTCATATCAACTGCATAGTTCAAAACCCCCAAAAACTCGACTCGACATTCAGGTAGGCGGGTTGACTTGAAGACGACCCAACTAGGCTCGATACTTATTATTGTTACATTAAAAAAAGGCACCACGGTAAATTTGTAAAATGGTTTATCATAAGTAATATAATACAGAAAACTTAACAGCAATGCATTGAATCGCTGCATGGTAAAGAGCACTGATTACTTTGAAAAGGTTTAGGGTTTGAACCTCATTGCCCCTTAGTATTCTTTTTAACAACTCTCAAACATGGCAAGCGACTTGGTTCGAGTCACGTTGAGTCGACAGAGTCATCAAGTTGACCCAATGAATCCTTCCAGGTCCAAGTTTACCTGCGGCTAGGCTCAAAATCTCACTGAATTGAGTTGACTCGGCCTTCGAGTCAGCCAGTTTTAGAAATATGATAAACCAAACCTCCAGAACCACACTTAGGAGAATACCTTAGGGCAAATAAATTATCTTTCTAAATTTGAAAGAATAACCTTGCAGatttctttttatatgaatcgaCAAGCCTTTTTAAAGAGGTATTAACTTTCTAAGGATTGCCACAAATAGGATTCTCTAAAACATTTATGATACTAGAAAAAGAATTCTCAAACAGGACTTCTCATTGAAACTTTTCATGAGAATCAAAACCAACATATCCAACAACATTAGATGAACTGCTCCATATAATAAAAGAATTTGAAGCCACActtctcattcaaacaatttcgCGTTCAAAACCAATCTATCAGACAATTTGGAAGAACTACTCTGTTCCTGCATAAGAACAGCTGAAGCGAGATTCAAACTTTCAAATTGAACACACCATATCAAGAAGGTCATCCACTCGGTGTATCTGCCTTATGTCTCTCATTCTTTTGAACAAACATTTATCGCATTCCATAAAAAACTTAAAACATACCTTCCCCTCCATAACTGATACGCATGAATTTGTAGTACCCAGGTCTATCCCGATAACATCACCTCCAGCTGGTTTTGAGCTGAGTCAACCAttaatggatttttaaaaaaattaaaaaataaaaaaatcagctgcTGCTACCgaagaaaatgagaaaacaaGGAAGCAAAAGAGTACAACTAAAGAACCACCCATCAAAGTAAACATGCCAGCTTGCTTTAGAAGTTCAGAACTGTACCTGAAAGCCCTTGCTGCAGCTGCCCATCTTTGTGTCAAAAGGGATGTACCATGTGATACCTTCGCATTGCCAGAAACCTGATAGGGAACACAATACAATAAGGTCAAATAATCAAATGGTTCCATAGTCTTTCATTTTGAATGCACGTAACATGACCAAAATCTCCATATCTTCCAAATTGAAAGCCATAGAGAACTGG
This region includes:
- the LOC131222333 gene encoding heat shock 70 kDa protein, mitochondrial-like, with translation MAIASLLVSRLCRSKAIASGVSSTLAQVSGNAKVSHGTSLLTQRWAAAARAFSSKPAGGDVIGIDLGTTNSCVSVMEGKNPKVIENAEGARTTPSVVAFNQKGELLVGTPAKRQAVTNPTNTLFGTKRLIGRRFDDAQTQKEMKMVPYRIVKAPNGDAWVEMNGQQYSPSQIGAFVLTKMKETAESYLGKTVSKAVITVPAYFNDAQRQATKDAGRIAGLDVLRIINEPTAAALSYGMNKKEGLIAVFDLGGGTFDVSVLEISNGVFEVKATNGDTFLGGEDFDNTLLEYLVSEFKRTDSIDLSKDRLALQRLREAAEKAKVELSSTTQTEINLPFITADASGAKHFNITLTRSKFEMLVNHLIERTRNPCKSCLKDAGISVKEVDEVLLVGGMTRVPKVQAIVSEIFGKLPSKGVNPDEAVAMGAAIQGGILRGDVKELLLLDVTPLSLGIETLGGIFTRLINRNTTIPTKKSQVFSTAADNQTQVGVRVLQGEREMAAHNKLLGEFELTGIPPAPRGMPQIEVTFDIDANGIVTVSAKDKATSKEQAITIRSSGGLSEEEIEKMVKEAELHAQKDQEKKELIDIRNTADTTIYSIEKSLNEYRQKIPAEVATEIEAAIADLRSAMGGEDVDAIKAKLDAANKAVSKIGEHMQQGGGGSGSQGGDQTPEAEYKEAKM